The sequence below is a genomic window from Microcebus murinus isolate Inina chromosome 4, M.murinus_Inina_mat1.0, whole genome shotgun sequence.
ataAGCAAGCACTGAGGGAATTCATCTAGATAAGACCTGCACTTCAGGACGTACTCAGAATGTGTTACACATGggtcagcacaatagacactcaccagtgtaaaaatcATCCagaagctaaaggtcaaaggccagatagcACAGtggctcaaaagagaaaacaaagcaataaaggttaactcaacaggatgaacagaaatccaccccacttatcagttctttcaataaatgtgaatggcttgaactgcccactggAGATACaggctggttgaatggataaatatacacgaGCCAAGTAtttactgtcttcaggaaacatatatAACCTACAAGgattcattcagactcaaggtgaagggatgtataacatgcaaaagaaagctggtgtagcagttctaatttcagataacttagtcttcaaatcagcaaaagtaatgaaagacaaagatggtcattatataatggtgaagggtacaattcaacaagaagacataataattctaaatatttatgcacctaattcAGGTACATCCAGACTCATAAAggaaatcctacttgatctaaacaaaatgataaacagcagcactgtaatagctagggacttcaacactcatctgacagaacaggacagatcctccaaacagaaaataaacaaaaaaacaatggacttaaacagaactctaaaacaaataggcctgacatttacagaacattctacctaaaaaccattgaatatattttctctcatctgctgatgggacattctctaagactgaccatattctaggccacaaaaaatgtctcaacaaattaaaaaaaaatagaaattataccaggcatcttctcagaccacagtagaataaaattaaaagtcaactccaacagaaacactcattttttttacataaatcatggaaactaaacaacctgctaaatgattattgggtcaaggaggaaattaagatggaaatcaaaagattctttgaactaaatgataaagggacacaagttaccaaaatctgtgggacacagctaaagcagtcttgagaggaaaatgtatagccataaatgcctaaatccaaaagtcagaaagatcacaaattaacaatctaatgaatcatcttaaAGACTGGAAAAGGTTGAGCAAACCTATCACAaccccagcagaagaaaagaaataaccaagatcagagcagaactaaatgaaatcgataacaaaaaaaaaaagtatacagaagatgaataaaacaaaaagttggttctttgaaaaaacaaaattgacatgcctcttgctagattaaccagaagtagaaaagaaaggactccaataagctcaatcaggaataaaaagggagaaattacagctgataccatggaaatacaaaatatcatctatgaatactataaaaatctttatgcacataaatttcaaaacatggaggaaatggacaaattcttagaaacacacagccctCCATacactcaatcaggaagaaatagaattcctgaacagaccaatatcaagtaccaaaattgaaacaacaataaaaaaccttcctaaaaaaaaaaaggttctggaccagatagtttcacacccaaattttaccagacctacaaagaagaattggtgcctatactccagaaattattccacaacattgagaaggaaagaatcctccccaacacattttacaaaGTCAAAAGcaccctgatgccaaaaccaggaaaggactcaacaaaaaagaaaactacagaccaatatcccttttgaatatagatgcaaacattctcaataaaatcctagcaaaccaaattcaggtgcttatcaaaaaagtaatccatcacaaccaaagGGGTTTcaagagatgcaaggatggttcaacatatgcaaatctataaatgtaattcaccacataaataaaagtaaaaatgaagactGAATGAtactctcaatagatgcagagaaagcatttgacaaaatttggcACCCTTTTATgttaagaatgcttaacaaaataggcaaagacaggacttacctcaaaatgataaaagccacagCCAAcatactgaacaggaaaaaaatgaaagcatttccgcttagaactggaactagacaaggttgccctctattacCACTTCCATTCAaaacagtgctggaagtcctagccagagcaatcagacaaaagaaggaaatcaaagacatccaaatggggcagaagaggtcaaactatcgctctttgctggtgataggatcttatatctagaaaaccccaaagactcttccatgagactactggagttgataaacaagttcagcaaagtctcagattacaaaatcaatgtacacaaaatcagtggcattcatatatgccaacaacagtcaaactgagaatcaaaccaaagactcaatacccttcacaatagcaacaaagaaagtaaaatatctaggaatatatttaactgaggagaaagacctctacagggagactATGAagcactaaggaaggaaatagcagaggatgtaaacagatagaaaaccatatcatgctcatggatcagcagagtcaacattgttaaaatgtctataattcccaaagtgatctacagattcagtgcaatctctattaaaataccaacaccatCTTTCTTAAGTCTAGAAAAACTAATTCTGTGTTTCATAtgaaatcagagaagaccccgtatagcaaaagcaaccttaagcaaaaagaacaaattgggaggcatcaatttaccagacctcaagctataatacaaggctatagtaaccaaaacagcatgatactgacACAGgaacagagacctagaccaatggagcataactgagaacccagatataaaaccatcctcatatagcaatctgatctttgataaagcagataaaaacatacactggggaaaagaatccttattcaataaatggtgctgggaaaactggatagccacatgtcaaagactgaaacaggatctgcaactcccatctctcacaaaaatcacctcatgatggataacagactgaaacctaaggcatgaaactaagcattctagaagaaaatgttggaaaaactcttatagacattggccttgggaaagaatttatgaagatcccaaaggcaatcacagcaacaacacaaataaacaaatgggacctgatcaaattgaaaagcttctgcatagccaaggaaactatcatgagagcaaatagacaacctacagaatgggagaaaatattcgcatattacatatctgacaaagggctcataactagaatctatatagaactcagaaaaatcaacaagaaaaaatcagagAACCCCATTAAAACgtgggaaaagacatgaacagaaatttttcacaagaagactaatggccagcaaacatatgaaaaagtgctcaacatttctaatcatcaggggaatgtaAATCGCAATGACagtgaggtatcacttaactccagcaagaatggcttttatcaaaaagtcccaaaacaacaaatgttggtgtggatgtggagagaaaggaacattcatacactgctagtgggactgcaaactagtacaacctctatggaaagtaatatggagatacctcaaagagctaaaagtacaACTACCATTTAATTCAGCAATGCCATTcccgggcatctacccaaaggaaaaaaagacattctatgcaGAAGACATTTACACtagagtgtttatagcagcacaattcacaattgcaaagatgtgaaaacaacccaagtacccatctatacatgagtggattaataaaatgtgatatatatataccatggagtactcctcAGCCACAATAAATGGTGAACTAGcaactcttgtattatcctggatggagctggagcctattctactaagtgaaatatcacaagaatggaaaaacaagcaccacatgtactcaccatcgaaCTGGTACTAATTAGTCAACACTTGCGTGCATAtgcagtagtaacattcattggatgttgggcaggtagaggaggaggagaggatgggtatattcacacaagCTACAAGCAATGGTGTGATGTACAttgcctgggggatgggcatacttgtGGCTCTGAttcgggcagggcaaaggcaatatgtaacttaaacatttgtaccttggtaatattctgaaattaaaaaagaaaaaagaaataatgaccaaatGCCAAATCTGATGAAAGACATAAGTCTATACATGCAAGAAGCTCAATGACTCCAAAGTAGGATAAAGACATCTACAAAGATATCTACACCaaaacacattataatcaaactattGAAGGTCAAGCAGAATCTTTAAAACAGATAGTAAAATAATTGTCCACTAATGACCCTCAATAAGGTTAACAGATAATTTCATATCAGAAACTATGGAGGCAGAAAGGCAGTGgtatgacatattcaaagtgctgaaagaaaaaaatcagctgtcacccaagaattttatatctagcAAAACTATTATCAAAATcaaggagaaattaaaatatttccagataaATGAAAATTGAGTGTGTCACTAGTAGACCTGCCTATATGAAATGCTAATGGAATTTCTTCattgaaatgaaaggacaatTTCTTCAAATACACACAAATGACACCAGTAAAGGTAACtacataagtaaatataaaagtcaGTATTAATGTATTGGTTTGTAACTCcgtttttttacaaaaattaaaagacagctacataaaacaaaaattacaaatctgtattgatgggcacacaatgtgtaaaactgtaaaatttgTAACAATAACAACATAAAAGAGGGATAGTTACATAGGAGTAATGTTTCTGGTACTATTGAAAACAAGTTGAAGCTGGgtgtgtggctcatgcctgtaatcctagcactctgggaggctgaggtgggtggatcattaaagctcaggagtttgagaccagcctgagcaagagcaagacctcatctctactaaaaaatagaaagaaactagctggacaactatctatctatctatctatctatctatctatctatctatctatctatctatctatctatctatatctgtctatctcacacatacacatacatataactaaaaattagctgggcatggtggcgcttgcctgtagttccagctacctgggaggctgaggcaggaggattgcttgagcccaggagtttgaggtggctgtgagctaggctgatgtcacagcactctagcccaggcaacagagtcagactctgtctcaaaaaaaaaaaaaagaaaaaaaaagaaaaatgttgatattAATTTCAAAAAGGTTGTTATAAATTAAGATATTAACTATTAGCAGGGCAACTTAGGAGGTAAagctctaaaaaaattaaaaacatacatagtAAAAGATATAAGAATAGAATCAAAATGGTCTTCCAGGAAATAGCTAACGCAAAAGAAGGCACTAATTGAGGAGCTGGTTAAGAAAGGCATGCCTTGGAGATATTGCAGGCTTGGCTCCAGACCACTGtgataaagtgaatattgcaataaagtgactATTGCAGTAAAGTGAGTACACAAATCTTTTGGTTTCAGAGTGCATATAAAAGTCACATTTATACTATACCATAGTTTATTaagtgtgcagtggcatcgtgCCTAAAAACACAATGTACCTTAATACCTTATGGTTAAAAAGTGCTGacgatcatctgagccttcagtgagtggaAGGTCTTACCCTGGTGTCGATGGCTGATagctgatcagggtggtggtggttcagggttggggtggctgtggcaatttttaaaaataagacaacaatgaagtttgccacattgactGACTCTTCTCTTCATGACATGTTTCTCTGTAGCATAGATATGGTTTGGTAGCACTTTATCCATAgtagaacttttaaaattggagtcaatcttctcaaaccctTCTGTTGCTTTATTGGCTAAGTTGATATAATAATAATCTAAACTctttgttatcatttcaacagtgttcacaacAGCTTCACctggagtagattccatctcaagaaaccactttctttgtttatccataagaagcaactcctcattcattaaagttttatcatgagattgtagcaattcagtcacatcgtCAAACTCCACTTCTCATTCTAGTCTCCTTGCTATTTCCAGCACATCTGCAATTCCTTCTTCCACTGACGTCTTGAATGCCACGAAGTCTTCCATGaaagttggaatcaacttcttcccgACTCCTGTTAATGTGGATATTTTgccctcctcccatgaatcatgaatgttcttaatggcatcttttccagaatgttttttatttactttgccaAGATCCATTAGAGGAATCACTATCCGTGGCACCTATAGTCTTATGAAGTCACTATCTGTGGCAGCTATGGCCGTATTTCTGGAGTAATGAGACTCATTAGTTTAAGTTACTCCTTGATCTGTGGACTGCAGAATGAAcattgtgttagcaggcatgaaaacaacattaatcttgtACATCTCCAATCGAAGCTCTTAGATAatcaggtgcattgtcaatgagcaataatgttttgaaaggaatcttttctctAAGCAGTCGGTCTCAACAgggggcttaaaatattcagtaaaccatgctataaacagatgtgctgttatCCAGGccttattattccatttatatagcacaggcagaatagattCAGCCTAATTTTTAAGGGCCCTTAGATTTTCAgaagcattggcttcaacttaaagttgcCAGCTGTATTAGCCCTTAACAATGGAGTCatcctgtcctttgaagctttgacttCTCTGTAGCTATGAAGGTCCTAGATGGCCTCCTCCTCCATTgaaaggctgttttgtctacattgaaaatcttgtttagtgtggccaccttcatcaatgatcttatgtaaatcttctggataacttgctgcagcttttcCATCAGcattgctgcttcaccttgcatttttatgttacgGAGATGGCTTCTTCCCTTAAATCTCATAAACCAACCTCTGCTGGCTTCCAGCTTGTCTTCTGCAacttccttacctctctcagcTTTTACAGAAGtcaagagagttagggccttactgtggattaggctttggttgaAGGGGATTTTGTGGCTGGTTTaatctatccagaccactaaaattttCTCTGTATCAATAATAagcctgttttactttcttatcatttatgtgttcactggagtagcacttttaatttctttcaagaacttttccctgacattcacaacttggctaattaTTTGGCACGAGAGGCATAGCTTTTGGCCTGTGTTGGCTTTTGATATGCCTTCTTTGGTACCACTGACAATTTGTGTGACTTTtaggaatgcaaattaatttcagttttttttaagtataataccAATCAAGCTGACTTATAAGCAGCTGCTTTTATAGGTTGATGTCGAAATTTCCTACCCGCTCCAAAATGCATTTCCCACTAGAGTGTACAACTCTGACTTTATCCATTTGGGTTAAGTGTTGAACTTCCTTGGTAAAGTGCAAACATGTGATGCAGGTTGGCCACCACTTTTTCCTGCTAACACTATGTGGCCATGAGACTTTGAATGGGAGCAATAACACAGAAATCCTGGAATAGAAGCCACTGTGGGTGAGTAGCACAGGCTTTCACTAGAGCTGTAGGGAGAGAAGTACTCTGGGAATATACCATACCTCTCTTATAAATTTTCTCTTAGTTAATCGTGGCAGagtaaaaattgaaaagcaaatcTTTTGCCACATTAAGAGTAGATATGATGTATTCCATTCCAAAGCTAAATAGAACTAACTGAGGAAATAATTTCTGTTTGTGATCATCTATATAGCTACACAGTCACCTTGACTTGTGGCAAATTCTTATTTATCCTTCAAAATGCACATGCTACAGAAAGGCTTTTCCAACCCTGTTCTCACTCCATCCCAAGTTATTAATAACTCTTTTATGCCATTTCTGCCTCATATGCATACTTTTTTATTGTGCTCTTTCActgtattgtatttatttatttgtctgccCCACTGGACTCTGATTCCTTGAAGACCTAGACTGTATGTATCTCATTCTTCTCTGTATTCCCCATGCCTGGATAGTGCCCatcagtgtctggcatatagtaagtatatGATAAATGCTTGGTGAACAGACATATTTAGGCAAGAGTTGGGGAGTGGGAAGCAAAGGTAAGAAATTAATTAAGTATTCTTACTTATAGTTTATGGGGTATGTGACAGTCATCTGTACATAATTCTAATAGTAAGTTTCACATATGATGCTAGGACAAcaagatatccatatgcaaaaggaTGAAGTTGGACCCTAACcacataccatatacaaaatttaactcaaaatggatcaaagacctaaatgtaagagccaaaactacaaaactcttagaagaaaacacttgGGAAGTTTAGCTGTATAATAACTGCTCTCTTATAGCACTTACCATGCTATAGAGTAGTGGACTTCAGTATACAAGTACTGTGGAGTTTGGTTTGGGTTATAAACTCATAATGTAATACATAAGACAAAAGTCATGTGTTCTTGAAATCTCTTAATTCACCAGGATTTAGGCCTTTAAAAACCCAAATGTAATGGATTGAGGGActacatttaattttaacttcCTACATAAAGATCTAATACACTGCTGTGCATTTTTCTAAGTACTTCGTTTGTTTCATGGCTGATTTAGATTGTTTGAGGAGAGGTTTGGGtctaataaaaggaaagattGTTGTTTGTAAAGGTGATTTAACACTGTAGCTACCACATTAGGGAAGGGGAaatatccctctctctctctaagcaTGGGTAAAACAGCTATTGGTCTTTCCTCATTTTGGTCTAGTTTGGAAACAAAAGCTTTGGCTATATGTCCTCTTTGGAGCATTCTCTCTTTTGGCAGAGTTTGTTCTCAGAATGTATTTTGTTAATAAATTAACTCATTTTCTATTGTAGCTGCCCAAGGGAATTATCTTTCTTGGTGAGTGgcttagaaaatacaaaagagattGTCATCCTTTTTCCTTAACTAGTATATGGACTAATTTTgactatttatcttttatttattttttaggaagcTAAACTCCAAGATGGAGAGGAGTCAAAGCTGTAGTGACGCAGCTCAGGAAAGAGTGAAGAGCAGACTCAGAGCAGCTCCAGCCAACAAAGCCAAGGTACACCTGAGCCCCAGGTTGCAGGGCTCGCTAGTTCTGCACCACAGCTACCTCTGCACGTGGTCATGAAAGAAACTAGTCCAGATGAGAATCAGCAGAGTGAGCCCAGGCATGTTATGTTGGAGAATTCTAGAAACAGATGTGAAGGAAGAGAGTTTGAATTAGAAGCCAGATGGGTAGAATTAGGGCCATTAGAGAAACCATTTTAAAAGCTCTAgataagggttttttttcctatagattttcaattttattaaatgtttcaaGTGTGTAAGAGTTTCTGCTAAATAGAATGCTTTCTAGGTTAGAGATTTTCCCCATTTCTCAGGCTCACATTACTCTTCATCCCATTTCTTGTCCTTGTCTTTCCTATCCCTGTACCATCATCAAGGAATTGTGAAGgaaaattatatgtatgtataatctttttaatctctttcaGGTCACAGCTATTACTCCAGCCTCCAACCCCATCATTGGTGTCCTCTTTTCCACTCAAAACAACCGCTGCCTCTCGGCCCCTGACTTAACCATCGAAAAGCGTCTACCCTTTAGCTCCCTCTCATCCTTGGCTTCCCTGCATAAACCGGAGCGTTCTATCAGCCCTGAGAGCAATGACAGCATCTCTGAAGAACTAAACCATTTCAAGCCCATTGTCTGCTCACCATGTACTCCTCCCAAGAGACTCCCTGATGGCCGTGTGCTAAGTCCCCTCATCATCAAATCAACACCCCGCAACCTAAACAGAAGCCTGCAGAAGCAGACTTCTTATGAGGCCAGTCCACGGATCCTCAAAAAGTGGGAACAGATCTTTCAGGAGCGGCAGATCAAAAAGACCCTTTCAAAAGCCACTCTTACCTCCCTGGCTCCTGAAACAGGAGAAGACTTACTAGGCTCTGAAGTTCTCCATTCTAGCAAAGAGAAGCCACTTCTGGCTTTAAATACAAGATTGTCCAGTGGGCAAGTACTCTCTGAGTGTACTGGACCCACTTCCACTGACCTTGATTATTTCCCCTCTGTTAGCCAAACAAGAGCAGAACAGGACAGTGATAGTAAAAGGAACACCGAGATCCCATCGGAAACCTACTGTTCCTCAGAACTCAAAGGGGGAGCTAGTGGGACTTCTTTGGAGAGGGAACCATTTGAAGGGTCAGGGTCAACCCCTGATGCCAAGTTAGACAAAACCTGTATAAGCAGAGCCATGAAAATCTCAGCAGTTAATTCAGTGCTACCCAAAAACAGTGTTTTGGGTGGAGtcctcaaaacaaagaaacaattaaaGACATTAAATCATTTTGATCTGGCTAATGGTGTTCTAGTAGAGAGCCTAAGTGAGGAGCCACTTCCTTCTTTGCGTCGGGGCCGGAAAAGACACTGTAAGACCAAGCACTTGGAACAAAATGGCTCCCTTAAGAAACTACGACCAACCAGTGGCGACGTGGGTCTGGCCCCAACAGACCCAGTCCTGCGAGAGATGGAGCAGAAACTGCAGCAAGAGGAAGAGGACCGACAGCTGGCTCTGCAGTTGCAGCGCATGTTTGACAATGAGAGGCGGACTGTGAGTCGGCGAAAAGGAAGCGTGGATCAGTATCTCTTACGGTCCAGCAACATGACTGGGGCCAAGTAGCATTTAATGAACAGTGTTCCCTATTTTTAAGAGGTCTTTGGCCTTGATCATTTATACTGAAGAGCTGAGTGTTCTCACTTTGGTTTTCTTATAATGGCAAAACACTGTCTAATGTGGTTCTGAGAAGTTTCAGGGCCTTTGCAGCCAATATCCAAGGGAACTGCATCTCTCTTTCTGTGTGACCCAGGTCAGAAGCACTCCTCACTCCCTGAATGACCACCCCTGAGGGCTTCTGGGCCAAATCTGGCAGCACCCACTTGGAATGAGATTTGGAATGGCCTCATTCAGGAGCATAATGGCCGCAGTTAGAAATGATGGAGGAAAGAGGAGATACCTTCTCAAACTGTTAGACCTCCTGACTTCTTTCAGCAGGGTGCTGTTTTAAATCAGCCTTGCAGATAAAAAATGAATTCCATCTGTTTCAAAGAAGTGGAACAGTATAGTTCTTTGAGAGATCCAAAATGATAGACTgttatgtttctctttttcctgcccCTTGCCACAAATAAATACCTACCTAAATCAGTTGAGCTATGCTTCTTCAAAAGTTGATTTacattctctattttaaaaataacttctgatTAATGCTGTATAGTTGACAGAGCACATTCACCCAATAGACCTAACATATAAGTGATATTAGCCTTATTTTTAGCTGATGAAACTACAGTGCAAATGTTCTTGTTTTCTCAACTGCTAAGAGGCATAGCCCAGACTGACTGGGTCTCCTGACAACAAATCCAATGGATTTTCTACAGGTTTCCCAAACAGATCACAACCCAATGGCAGGCCAGGGGAGCCTAGGGAAAGCAAGGCTGGGCACTGAACACTGATAGTGCAGAATCCACTTGCAAATAATTAGGAGTGACAggatgtataaatatatactgtgCAGTTATCCCCATCCCCTACAGTTTTCAGCCTTCTGTTTGCCTGGGGCTTCCAGCCCATGAGACATAACTACAATCAAGCTTCATTATTACTTTCCATACAGCCAAGGCTTATCTGCAATGTTGATCTAAAATGCTGAAGATTCACCCTGAAGTCAGGCAAAGAACAATGCTGAAACTCCATACTATGGAAATAAGGTATCTAGCTGGATGCAGCTGGTAAATTCAGTCCCATGGACCTTTGGGGTTTATTTTCCTTAGCAGCTGACACCATGTGTCTTTTGCATCCCTGGTGGTGCTTGGTGCTTCTGCCCATCTGGGCTCATTGAGAATAGGGATTAAGGTATGATTTTAGGGAATCTCAGATGGGCTGGCATTCCCTGTGTATGTATGAGCTGTTACTATGAAGTCATGTGACTGGCATTTTAACAAACCTTCCAGAGCTTATATATCCCAATGTGTATTGTCCCCCTGAATAGCCCCAGCAGGATACTGCATAGCTTTTCCAATGGTATTGCCATTGGTGAAAACATTTCTGGAAAAGTCTTCAAAGACTAAAAACCTCTGAAAATAGACTCCCAAAATGTTAGAACTAGGAGGGACCTTAATGGTCATCTATTCCAACCTCCTCCTTTTATTAAGGCAGAGACTAAGGTCCAGAACAGTGAATCACTGGTCAAGGGAGTTAGTATGACACCTTCTTTTAATTCTTCTCAGGAGATTTGCCCTCTTCTTAGGGCAAATCTGTAATTTTTTGTGGTTATAGAGGAGAGAATTttaagtttgaaaccagccaggaGCTACTGGAAGTCTCTGGGGAAGAAGGTGACTTATAAAAAGGGTTTGAGTAATAAATGGGTGCTGCTGTAAAGCAGTCAGAGCCATTTTCTTGTGCAGCTCATAGTTCCCAAACAGTTCCCAAAGAGAAGTTCCAGAGATGTCTTAAGCATTGTGGTCATCATTGAGATATTGTGGAGTCTCTTTGGTGATTACTTTGGTGGGGGACATTACTCACCTGAATGTATGTATTCtgtgttctctgtgtgtgtgcacatgtgcagatgtatgtttaaaaaacatacatCAATCTCATTACTTTATAGTCATACCACTTCATTTCTAGGCCCTACCAGCAACATACGGTCTCCAGGGGCTGGAGAGCATGTTAGTGCCCCAAACAGAAGATCTGGCACCGGTCTGCAGAGGACAGGGAAGGTGACCTTACCAAATGCCCTTAGAGAAAACTTATCAGTTACTACCACCATTAttcatgtatttcatttttgattgtaGTAATTAAATATTATTGGAAGGCTGGTCTTATTGGTAGGAGCAAAGACACTTATTTTTCCACTTGCCACATTTTTCTATATCtccaataatttgaaaaacacttttcagttgaaattgatttttggttttggtaaaaagataaatatttttaatagataaaagatatatattttaaatatttccccaaattaataCTTTCATTTAAGAAATTGCATAGCAGTAGCAGAAAGTGCAGAGTGAAAAGCTACTTCTTGTTAAGTGAATATTTCAAACACTAGATCCAGCTTACTTTCCCTCTTGCACCTACTCTGATGCCTAGGATGGTATTGACAGTTACTTTCCAAACTTCCTTTGAGCAGTAGTACTTCAAATATATGCAGAGTGCTTTAGGTTAAGGAGGGAAGAAGCT
It includes:
- the RNF169 gene encoding E3 ubiquitin-protein ligase RNF169; protein product: MAAAGPSTRASSAAAAAALSRRGRRGRCDEMAAAKTGTQGAASGSALLVLPPPLLQPPPPPPPRPEVSGCAGCLEPPGEAAALPCGHSLCRGCAQRASDAAGPGCSRCRARGPGWARRRARDDSQADAEVLGERIRRSQPERCRPRRDGGAAAAGPRPEQEPRAAPAEPDFIFRAPIKLSKPGELREEYENLRKLREEKLQEEKTSEDQIHKLLPEDTETGKRKMDEQKKREEPLVLKTNLECCPARLSDSENEEPSRGQMTQTHRSAFVSKNSSYSLAFLAGKLNSKMERSQSCSDAAQERVKSRLRAAPANKAKVTAITPASNPIIGVLFSTQNNRCLSAPDLTIEKRLPFSSLSSLASLHKPERSISPESNDSISEELNHFKPIVCSPCTPPKRLPDGRVLSPLIIKSTPRNLNRSLQKQTSYEASPRILKKWEQIFQERQIKKTLSKATLTSLAPETGEDLLGSEVLHSSKEKPLLALNTRLSSGQVLSECTGPTSTDLDYFPSVSQTRAEQDSDSKRNTEIPSETYCSSELKGGASGTSLEREPFEGSGSTPDAKLDKTCISRAMKISAVNSVLPKNSVLGGVLKTKKQLKTLNHFDLANGVLVESLSEEPLPSLRRGRKRHCKTKHLEQNGSLKKLRPTSGDVGLAPTDPVLREMEQKLQQEEEDRQLALQLQRMFDNERRTVSRRKGSVDQYLLRSSNMTGAK